The following proteins are encoded in a genomic region of Mahella australiensis 50-1 BON:
- a CDS encoding sensor histidine kinase codes for MSNKTEIWRYIKNYKFNSIFVKNFILVLLLIILPLVGLSIGVYGYYNNLMQGEMRELNANALSKVRDMVDVMIRETDKQSLNIASDQDVQWFLMFPMDYASADDIYNKTQAVNRNINMVVNSSDYIDSIYIYSERNDFVLSTRGNGTLSDFYDKSWHTSYTTNKNDMFYWNELRQGADATGVIHKYISIYRTINPFDRKSEGTVVININVERLGGLFGNVTPERFENVFMVDAGGKVLYNKDPAVMGKDIKAVTPIEYPGSDGTISRPIVDINGIKEVISIVPSEYNDWTMISIVPLSQYEYKIRYLRAFMTIIIMICIIIGVVLSFFAAIRIFRPIKDIIVLMEKPSEWMQSSKGTNNSDEFKYIADNIMKTLDENQEMGKELERRLELLKSAQALALQSQISPHFLYNTLETINWMAVRLTGGPNEVSSTVVALSQLLRLSFETEGNLIPITVEIKHAQRYVDIQRTRYNDKFDVLWSIADEIMDCKILKITLQPLIENAIYHGIKPKTGKGMISIKAYKMGADIIIEVADNGIGIPRDEVVRLNTELSGDYYAKEGQHIGLRNVNQRIKLMFGQKYGITIESEQNVGTTVCVLIPIVK; via the coding sequence GAAATATGGCGCTATATCAAGAATTACAAATTTAACAGCATATTCGTGAAGAACTTTATACTTGTTTTACTGCTCATAATATTGCCGCTTGTGGGACTAAGCATCGGGGTGTACGGCTACTATAATAACCTTATGCAGGGTGAAATGCGAGAGCTTAATGCTAATGCGCTGTCGAAAGTCAGGGATATGGTAGATGTAATGATTCGGGAGACCGATAAACAATCCCTTAATATAGCATCCGATCAGGATGTGCAGTGGTTTCTGATGTTCCCTATGGACTATGCTTCTGCAGATGATATTTATAATAAGACGCAAGCAGTGAATCGCAATATCAATATGGTAGTCAACTCCAGCGACTATATAGATTCCATATACATCTATTCTGAGAGGAATGATTTTGTGCTGAGCACAAGGGGAAATGGTACATTAAGCGATTTTTATGACAAAAGCTGGCATACAAGTTATACTACCAACAAGAACGATATGTTTTATTGGAACGAATTGCGCCAGGGGGCCGACGCGACAGGTGTAATCCATAAATACATTTCGATATATAGGACCATTAATCCGTTTGACCGTAAGAGCGAAGGGACTGTTGTTATTAATATAAACGTGGAAAGATTGGGGGGATTGTTCGGCAATGTAACGCCGGAACGCTTTGAAAATGTATTCATGGTGGATGCGGGCGGCAAGGTGTTGTATAATAAAGATCCTGCGGTTATGGGCAAAGATATCAAAGCTGTAACGCCTATTGAATATCCTGGTTCCGATGGTACTATTTCTCGTCCTATTGTTGATATAAATGGCATAAAAGAAGTGATTTCCATCGTGCCATCCGAATATAATGATTGGACGATGATATCGATTGTACCACTATCGCAATATGAGTATAAGATCCGATATTTGCGTGCATTTATGACAATTATAATAATGATATGTATAATCATAGGAGTTGTATTATCGTTTTTTGCGGCGATTAGGATTTTCCGTCCAATAAAGGATATCATCGTATTAATGGAAAAACCAAGCGAATGGATGCAATCTTCTAAAGGCACAAATAATTCCGACGAATTTAAGTATATCGCTGACAACATTATGAAAACCTTAGACGAAAATCAGGAGATGGGAAAAGAGCTGGAACGGCGTCTGGAGCTTTTGAAAAGTGCTCAGGCTTTGGCGCTGCAATCGCAGATCAGCCCGCACTTCCTATATAACACATTGGAAACTATAAACTGGATGGCAGTTAGATTAACGGGAGGCCCAAATGAGGTATCATCTACGGTGGTGGCTTTATCTCAGCTATTGAGATTGAGCTTTGAAACAGAAGGTAATCTTATACCGATAACTGTTGAGATAAAGCATGCTCAACGATATGTGGATATTCAGCGGACGAGATATAATGATAAGTTCGATGTCTTATGGTCGATAGCCGATGAAATAATGGATTGTAAAATATTAAAGATCACGCTTCAGCCTCTTATAGAGAATGCTATATATCACGGTATAAAGCCCAAGACCGGTAAAGGCATGATCAGCATAAAGGCTTATAAAATGGGGGCTGATATAATCATCGAAGTCGCCGATAACGGCATAGGCATACCGCGCGATGAAGTAGTGCGGCTGAATACCGAATTGAGTGGCGATTATTATGCTAAAGAAGGCCAACATATTGGCTTGAGGAATGTAAATCAACGCATAAAGCTGATGTTCGGGCAAAAATATGGCATAACTATAGAAAGCGAACAGAATGTAGGAACAACGGTGTGCGTATTGATCCCGATCGTTAAATAG